A portion of the Planctomicrobium piriforme genome contains these proteins:
- a CDS encoding glucose 1-dehydrogenase encodes MSKKLAGKVAVVTGASKGIGAEIALQLARDGAKVVVNYSSSKAGADKVVQEIVGQGGQAVAVQGDVSKQAGIDRLFHETDKAYGRLDILVNNAGVYEFAPLESITEEHYHKQFNLNVLGLLLATQAAAKRFGKEGGSVVNLSSVVSDTATANGSVYAATKAAVDSITKSLARELGPKKIRVNAVGPGMVETEGTHSTGIAGSDMEKGVKAATPLGRIGKPADIAPAVSFLASDDASWISGETLWISGGLRYLP; translated from the coding sequence ATGTCGAAGAAACTGGCAGGAAAAGTCGCGGTCGTCACAGGTGCTTCCAAAGGGATCGGAGCAGAGATCGCCCTGCAACTTGCCCGGGATGGCGCCAAGGTGGTGGTGAACTACTCGTCGAGTAAGGCAGGTGCCGACAAGGTGGTGCAGGAGATCGTCGGCCAGGGGGGACAGGCGGTCGCCGTACAGGGTGACGTCTCCAAGCAGGCTGGCATCGACCGGCTGTTCCACGAGACCGATAAGGCGTACGGCCGTCTCGACATTCTGGTGAACAACGCCGGTGTCTATGAATTCGCGCCGCTGGAAAGCATCACGGAAGAGCACTACCACAAGCAGTTCAACTTAAACGTCCTGGGCTTGCTGCTGGCGACCCAGGCTGCGGCCAAACGCTTTGGCAAAGAGGGTGGTAGCGTGGTAAATCTGAGTTCTGTTGTCTCAGACACGGCCACGGCGAATGGCTCGGTCTACGCCGCCACGAAAGCCGCCGTCGACTCCATCACCAAGTCACTCGCCAGAGAATTGGGGCCGAAGAAGATTCGCGTCAACGCGGTCGGCCCGGGGATGGTCGAGACGGAAGGGACGCATTCCACCGGGATCGCAGGGAGTGACATGGAGAAAGGTGTGAAAGCCGCGACCCCGTTGGGACGCATCGGCAAACCGGCCGACATCGCCCCGGCGGTTTCATTTTTGGCTTCGGACGACGCGAGTTGGATCTCCGGAGAAACGCTGTGGATCTCGGGCGGACTGCGTTATCTGCCGTAA
- a CDS encoding TatD family hydrolase has product MYYIDPHVHMVSRTTDDYERMARMGCVAVSEPAFWAGFDRGTVDGFRDYFNQLTGFEPKRAGWSGLQHFTWLCINAKEAENVSLAREVIAMIPEFLNVPGVLGIGEIGLNKNTPNESTVFREHLDLAAKTNELVLIHTPHLQDKYKGTRMIVDMLQERKDIPPHRVCIDHVEEHTVKLAKDNGFWCGMTLYPTTKCTPARAADIIERYGDERIMVNSAGDWGPSNPLAVPDFIQELKKRGHGEAKIKKIVYDNPLEFFSQCDRFKFTPPK; this is encoded by the coding sequence ATGTATTACATTGATCCTCACGTCCACATGGTCTCTCGCACCACTGACGACTACGAGCGCATGGCCCGGATGGGCTGCGTCGCCGTCAGTGAGCCGGCCTTCTGGGCCGGGTTTGATCGCGGCACCGTCGACGGCTTTCGCGACTACTTCAATCAGCTCACCGGTTTCGAACCGAAACGGGCGGGCTGGTCCGGCCTGCAGCATTTCACCTGGCTCTGCATCAACGCCAAGGAAGCGGAGAACGTTTCGCTGGCCCGCGAAGTGATCGCCATGATTCCCGAGTTCCTCAATGTGCCGGGCGTCTTGGGGATCGGCGAAATTGGGCTCAACAAGAACACTCCGAACGAATCGACCGTGTTCCGCGAACACCTCGATCTGGCGGCGAAGACGAATGAACTAGTCCTGATTCACACCCCGCACTTGCAGGACAAGTACAAGGGGACGCGGATGATCGTGGACATGTTGCAGGAGCGGAAGGACATCCCGCCGCACCGCGTCTGCATCGATCATGTGGAAGAGCACACCGTGAAGCTGGCGAAGGACAACGGCTTCTGGTGCGGGATGACGCTCTACCCCACGACCAAATGCACTCCTGCCCGGGCCGCCGACATCATCGAACGCTACGGCGACGAGCGGATCATGGTGAACTCCGCAGGCGACTGGGGCCCGAGCAATCCCCTGGCAGTCCCCGACTTCATTCAGGAACTAAAAAAACGCGGCCACGGCGAAGCGAAGATCAAAAAGATCGTGTACGACAACCCGCTGGAATTCTTCAGCCAGTGCGACCGCTTCAAGTTCACGCCGCCAAAGTAA
- a CDS encoding carboxypeptidase-like regulatory domain-containing protein, protein MPGQLFKQQLLLLLALIGLLAGCGRSTGPELARVEGRVTLDGTPLPHAKLRFQPLGGKGTYSTGETDESGRFSLQFSRDRKGAMIGTHGVVITTGNPHHEMDDGTSYPLPEVLPAKYHQKSELTREVVAGKNKFEIELTSAQITAPPAKRTAQR, encoded by the coding sequence ATGCCAGGACAACTTTTCAAACAGCAGCTCCTCCTGCTGCTGGCTCTGATCGGACTGTTAGCGGGCTGCGGTCGTTCAACTGGACCTGAACTCGCCAGAGTAGAAGGCCGGGTCACTTTAGATGGCACTCCGCTCCCGCATGCGAAGCTGCGTTTCCAGCCCCTCGGCGGCAAGGGAACCTATTCGACCGGAGAGACCGACGAATCAGGCCGCTTCTCGTTGCAGTTCAGCCGCGACCGAAAAGGGGCGATGATCGGGACGCATGGCGTGGTCATCACCACCGGGAACCCGCATCACGAGATGGACGATGGAACGTCGTATCCGCTGCCAGAAGTTCTTCCGGCGAAATATCATCAGAAGTCGGAACTGACTCGCGAGGTCGTGGCTGGCAAGAACAAATTCGAGATCGAGCTGACATCGGCGCAAATAACAGCGCCGCCGGCGAAGCGGACAGCGCAACGATAG
- a CDS encoding DUF1570 domain-containing protein: protein MSSFRLYSLAAFLFASLAGNACAAPVVELTADGTKYRGLNVLHDKNVCWIAAPDGTYQRISLGNVTSFRKPGGEFHSASPSSLATELRKQLGRIYDVQNKGNFVVCAPKGKAQAYADVISGVERSFNSYFGRRGWTLDRSQFPLVVVVHPTRREFDKEVQSVGMTPNSLLKGFYHPQTNRVTLYDLDTDAPLPPAEVAKASGNGKTALSDATRQTVIHETIHQLAFNSGLHPRVGNNPRWVIEGLATMLEAGALDSTVRSDTEGRINQDRLDWFRKYRATRRKGTVADLITNDEAMFAANSLDFYSEAWAFTFYLAESRRADYVRYLKRIAARDPLENEYTPQQRLADFQAVFGKDLRLVETQFLRFVDGLQQDEK from the coding sequence ATGTCGTCGTTTCGGCTGTACTCGCTCGCAGCGTTTCTGTTTGCGTCACTTGCTGGCAACGCCTGCGCCGCCCCAGTGGTCGAACTGACGGCCGACGGCACGAAGTATCGGGGACTGAATGTCCTCCACGATAAGAACGTATGCTGGATCGCCGCTCCGGACGGCACTTATCAGCGGATCTCGCTCGGCAATGTGACCTCCTTCCGCAAGCCCGGCGGCGAGTTTCACAGTGCCTCTCCCTCGTCGCTCGCGACCGAACTCCGCAAGCAACTGGGCCGCATTTACGACGTTCAGAACAAGGGGAACTTCGTCGTTTGTGCTCCCAAGGGAAAAGCCCAGGCTTATGCCGACGTCATCTCCGGCGTCGAAAGATCCTTCAACAGTTACTTCGGCCGCCGCGGCTGGACGCTCGACCGTTCGCAATTCCCGCTGGTTGTCGTTGTGCATCCGACCCGGCGCGAATTCGACAAGGAAGTGCAGTCAGTCGGCATGACCCCCAACTCCCTGCTGAAGGGTTTCTATCACCCGCAGACGAATCGGGTGACGCTCTACGATCTCGACACGGATGCTCCGCTCCCGCCTGCCGAAGTCGCCAAAGCGTCCGGCAATGGGAAAACTGCACTGTCCGATGCGACGCGTCAGACGGTGATCCACGAAACGATTCACCAGCTTGCATTCAACTCTGGCCTGCACCCTCGCGTCGGCAACAATCCGCGGTGGGTGATCGAAGGCCTGGCCACGATGCTCGAAGCCGGCGCGCTCGACAGCACCGTCCGCAGCGACACCGAAGGCCGCATCAATCAGGATCGCCTCGACTGGTTTCGCAAGTATCGGGCAACCCGTCGTAAAGGAACCGTCGCTGATCTGATCACCAATGACGAAGCAATGTTCGCGGCCAACTCGCTCGACTTCTACAGCGAAGCTTGGGCCTTTACGTTTTACCTGGCGGAAAGCCGTCGGGCGGACTACGTCCGGTACCTGAAACGCATTGCCGCCCGTGACCCGTTGGAGAACGAATACACCCCCCAGCAGCGGCTGGCCGATTTTCAGGCGGTGTTCGGGAAAGATCTGCGGCTGGTCGAGACGCAATTTCTTCGCTTTGTGGACGGTTTGCAGCAGGACGAAAAATAA
- the tatC gene encoding twin-arginine translocase subunit TatC, with translation MKQPTRDLFDDSTMTFGEHLEALRKHLILALIGLTVAVLVCLWKGELIVDFVRSPIDRALKIYAQPEPKTKKTGWEKMKDDWGLTTLGEYYGGFGDYFSGKTAADEDARREAAIEGHSEAILVHLSVEELVQALHQVNPGRFPLPEKPAAPEPAAPAAITPAEPVAAEPVPAPAPPAPPMVSLKLVAPEFAQFQATVEQSRRPVTLNVQEAFMTYLKVSIIAGVLLASPWIFYQLWLFVAAGLYPHERKYVYLYGTMSLVLFLVGAFFCFFAVFPFVLDFLLKFNKSLEIQPQIRLSEWISFAVVLPLMFGISFQLPLVMLFLERISIFSATVYREQRRMAILVIAILSSVLTPADPMSMLLMMFPLIFLYELGIRMCDWLPRGGSQLETV, from the coding sequence ATGAAACAGCCGACAAGAGATCTCTTCGACGACTCGACGATGACGTTCGGGGAGCACCTCGAAGCGCTCCGCAAGCACCTCATTCTGGCCCTGATCGGCCTGACGGTCGCGGTGCTGGTCTGCCTGTGGAAAGGCGAGTTGATCGTCGACTTTGTTCGCAGCCCGATCGATCGCGCTTTGAAGATCTACGCCCAGCCCGAGCCGAAGACGAAGAAGACAGGCTGGGAAAAAATGAAGGATGACTGGGGTCTCACCACCCTGGGCGAATACTACGGCGGTTTCGGCGATTACTTCTCCGGCAAAACCGCCGCCGACGAAGACGCCCGCCGCGAAGCGGCCATCGAAGGGCATTCCGAAGCGATCCTCGTGCATCTGAGTGTCGAGGAGCTCGTACAAGCCCTCCATCAGGTCAACCCCGGCCGCTTTCCTTTGCCAGAAAAGCCCGCTGCGCCAGAGCCAGCTGCGCCCGCTGCGATAACTCCGGCTGAACCAGTCGCTGCCGAACCAGTTCCGGCCCCTGCGCCGCCAGCTCCCCCGATGGTTTCGTTAAAGCTCGTGGCTCCGGAATTCGCGCAGTTTCAGGCGACTGTCGAGCAGTCGCGCCGTCCGGTGACGCTGAATGTTCAGGAAGCGTTCATGACCTATCTGAAGGTCTCGATCATCGCCGGCGTCTTGCTCGCCAGCCCGTGGATCTTCTACCAGTTGTGGCTCTTCGTCGCGGCCGGGCTGTATCCGCATGAACGGAAGTACGTGTACCTGTACGGCACGATGAGTCTGGTGCTGTTTCTGGTGGGGGCGTTCTTCTGCTTCTTTGCCGTGTTTCCCTTCGTGCTCGACTTTCTGCTCAAGTTCAACAAGTCGCTCGAAATTCAGCCGCAGATTCGGCTGTCGGAGTGGATCAGCTTCGCCGTCGTGCTGCCGCTGATGTTCGGCATCAGCTTCCAGTTGCCGCTGGTGATGCTGTTCCTCGAACGCATTTCGATCTTCAGCGCCACCGTCTATCGCGAACAGCGGCGAATGGCGATTCTGGTGATCGCCATCCTCTCGAGCGTTCTCACGCCTGCCGATCCGATGAGCATGTTGCTCATGATGTTTCCCCTGATTTTCCTGTACGAACTGGGGATTCGCATGTGCGACTGGCTCCCCCGCGGCGGGTCGCAACTCGAAACCGTTTAG
- a CDS encoding ubiquitin family protein, whose amino-acid sequence MKITCHCGRLIPDQTDGLPQKAHVIPDQNWNQTWEQIDKVLRHLAGRKTSEEAAAMQLRRIVSRVTRIAYQCPDCGRLYLNDEQGKLHSYVPHDDGTSRTILQS is encoded by the coding sequence ATGAAAATCACCTGCCATTGCGGTCGTCTGATTCCCGACCAGACCGACGGCCTCCCGCAGAAAGCCCATGTCATTCCCGACCAGAACTGGAATCAGACCTGGGAACAGATCGACAAGGTTCTCCGTCATCTCGCTGGCAGGAAGACCAGCGAAGAGGCCGCCGCCATGCAGTTACGGCGTATCGTCAGTCGGGTGACCAGAATCGCTTACCAATGCCCCGACTGCGGTCGGTTGTACTTGAACGACGAGCAGGGGAAACTGCACTCTTACGTCCCCCACGATGACGGGACATCTCGCACCATCTTGCAATCCTGA
- a CDS encoding SpoIIAA family protein, giving the protein MSVEVKEGVAGKFLEVHLTGKLTKEDYQHFVPLIEQRLKDKGKVRLLVELHDFHGWTAGALWEDMKFDSKHFKDIERLAIVGESKWEQGMATFCKPFTTAKIKYFDKSEAAAATTWIQE; this is encoded by the coding sequence ATGTCGGTCGAAGTCAAAGAAGGTGTCGCAGGCAAGTTTCTCGAAGTGCATCTCACCGGAAAGTTGACGAAGGAAGACTATCAGCACTTCGTCCCGCTCATCGAACAGCGGCTGAAAGACAAGGGCAAGGTCCGCCTGCTGGTCGAACTGCATGACTTCCACGGCTGGACCGCTGGCGCGCTGTGGGAAGACATGAAGTTCGATTCGAAGCACTTCAAAGACATCGAACGCCTGGCCATCGTCGGCGAATCAAAGTGGGAACAAGGGATGGCGACCTTCTGCAAGCCGTTCACCACCGCCAAGATCAAATACTTCGACAAGTCCGAAGCCGCCGCCGCGACGACCTGGATTCAGGAATAA
- the aceF gene encoding dihydrolipoyllysine-residue acetyltransferase: protein MSFELRLPNIGEGVEEADIAEVLVSVGDTIEANQTVMELETEKAVVELPCPQAGKVEKILVSAGDTVRVDAPVMIIDTGSNGSAAAPEKKTEKKPESKQPAEQKPAEKKPAAEAPRKEPVPAPAEKKPTETKTEKKADKPEPQTEMVEGTIEFQLPPLGEGVNSADVADILVSEGDVIEANASVMELETEKAVVELPCPHPGKIKKIHVKAGDSVKVGATVLTIETSSKVAKSSAAASPAAPEKKPEPKAEKPAEKAEPKSAPAPAAKTAAAPPAKTSAAPAATASEPDGLPVPAAPSTRRLARQLGVTIGDVKGTGGGGRITQEDVQAFVRTRLQQSASLPARSTTSSNTGLAAGSLAPPPLPDFTRFGLVEREKMNKIARTAAENLTLSWNVIPHVTQHDRADITDLEAARKRFAAGVGKNGPKITMTAIVIKALAKCLQIYPKFNSSLDPETNEIVYKKFYNIGCAVDTPNGLLVPVVKECDKKNILEIAQAITELAEKARDRKLPVDAMQGATCTVTNLGGIGGVGFTPIVNYPEVCILGMSRGQPELRMIDGKIEERLMLPLSLSYDHRVVNGADAARFVATLCNLLADPFQLLTAV from the coding sequence ATGAGCTTTGAACTGAGATTGCCCAACATCGGCGAAGGGGTCGAGGAAGCGGACATCGCGGAAGTCCTCGTCTCCGTTGGCGACACCATCGAAGCCAACCAGACGGTGATGGAACTCGAGACCGAAAAAGCGGTCGTCGAGCTCCCCTGTCCGCAGGCAGGCAAGGTCGAAAAGATCCTCGTCTCAGCCGGCGACACCGTGCGGGTCGACGCCCCGGTGATGATCATCGACACCGGTTCCAACGGCTCGGCCGCGGCTCCCGAAAAGAAAACAGAAAAGAAGCCAGAGTCCAAACAACCGGCAGAGCAAAAACCTGCCGAAAAGAAACCGGCTGCTGAGGCTCCCAGGAAGGAGCCCGTTCCTGCTCCCGCAGAGAAGAAGCCCACAGAAACGAAGACCGAAAAGAAGGCTGATAAGCCGGAACCGCAGACCGAAATGGTCGAAGGCACCATCGAATTCCAGCTCCCGCCGCTTGGCGAAGGGGTCAACTCGGCCGACGTTGCCGATATTCTCGTCTCCGAAGGGGACGTGATCGAAGCGAATGCCTCGGTGATGGAACTGGAGACCGAAAAAGCAGTCGTTGAGCTCCCTTGCCCGCACCCCGGCAAGATCAAGAAGATTCATGTGAAGGCCGGCGACTCGGTCAAGGTTGGCGCGACCGTGCTGACGATCGAAACATCGAGCAAGGTCGCCAAGTCCTCGGCCGCCGCCTCGCCAGCCGCCCCGGAGAAAAAGCCGGAACCCAAGGCCGAAAAGCCTGCCGAGAAAGCAGAACCAAAGTCCGCACCGGCTCCTGCAGCCAAAACCGCTGCTGCTCCTCCTGCGAAGACGTCAGCCGCACCCGCTGCTACTGCGTCCGAACCGGACGGCTTGCCGGTTCCCGCGGCCCCATCGACTCGACGGCTGGCTCGCCAGTTGGGCGTCACGATCGGTGACGTCAAAGGAACCGGCGGCGGCGGACGTATCACTCAAGAAGACGTGCAGGCGTTCGTTCGCACGCGGCTGCAGCAGTCAGCGTCGCTCCCTGCTCGCAGCACCACGAGCAGCAATACTGGCCTCGCGGCAGGTTCGCTCGCGCCCCCACCGCTGCCTGACTTCACCCGTTTCGGCCTGGTCGAACGGGAGAAGATGAACAAGATCGCGCGGACAGCCGCTGAGAACCTGACGCTGTCCTGGAACGTCATTCCGCACGTCACGCAGCACGATCGCGCTGACATTACCGATCTCGAAGCCGCCCGTAAGCGCTTCGCCGCCGGCGTCGGCAAGAACGGCCCCAAGATCACAATGACCGCCATCGTCATCAAGGCGCTGGCCAAGTGCCTGCAGATCTATCCCAAGTTCAACAGCAGCCTCGATCCGGAAACCAACGAGATCGTCTACAAGAAGTTCTATAACATCGGCTGTGCCGTCGACACGCCGAACGGCCTGCTGGTTCCGGTCGTCAAGGAGTGCGACAAGAAGAACATTCTTGAGATCGCCCAGGCAATTACAGAACTCGCCGAGAAAGCCCGTGACCGCAAGCTGCCGGTCGACGCCATGCAAGGCGCGACTTGTACCGTCACGAATCTGGGGGGCATTGGCGGAGTCGGATTCACGCCGATCGTGAACTATCCGGAAGTCTGCATCCTCGGCATGTCCCGCGGGCAGCCGGAGCTTCGCATGATCGACGGCAAGATTGAGGAGCGCCTGATGCTCCCGCTCAGCCTGTCGTACGATCACCGAGTCGTCAACGGCGCCGACGCAGCCCGCTTCGTCGCCACCCTGTGCAACCTCCTGGCCGACCCCTTCCAACTACTGACCGCGGTTTAA
- the hemQ gene encoding hydrogen peroxide-dependent heme synthase yields MNRPGPPAEPLPEPTIELREGWHCLHIYYAVDAAALQSFSTADRAAGVAELNELFNSERPGAPERLQTFVTSGHRADFGLMLLDKDPLKLDAIKQGIRGSKLGSALKPIYSFVSITEISEYVPTTEQYAEKLRSTGISPQDPAYQAKVKAYEQRLPMMNKQRLYPDMPEWPVICFYPMNKIRHPNANWYQLPFEKRSALMAEHATSGIKFAGKVSQLITASTGFDDWEWGVTLWARTPEFIKEIVYTMRFDEASARYAEFGPFYIGYLKTPEEVFQHLGLS; encoded by the coding sequence ATGAATCGACCTGGACCGCCTGCCGAGCCCTTGCCGGAACCGACCATCGAACTGCGTGAAGGCTGGCACTGTCTGCACATTTACTACGCCGTCGACGCCGCCGCGCTGCAGAGCTTCTCAACAGCAGATCGCGCCGCAGGTGTCGCTGAACTCAACGAGCTGTTCAACTCCGAACGTCCCGGTGCTCCGGAACGGCTGCAAACTTTCGTCACGTCCGGCCATCGCGCGGACTTCGGCCTGATGCTCCTCGACAAAGACCCCCTCAAGCTCGACGCGATCAAGCAGGGGATTCGCGGCAGCAAGCTGGGCTCCGCACTCAAGCCGATCTATTCCTTCGTTTCGATCACCGAAATCTCGGAGTACGTCCCCACGACCGAGCAATATGCCGAAAAGCTCCGCTCCACCGGCATCAGTCCTCAAGACCCCGCCTATCAGGCCAAGGTCAAAGCCTACGAGCAACGCTTGCCGATGATGAACAAGCAGCGGCTCTACCCCGACATGCCTGAGTGGCCGGTCATCTGCTTCTACCCGATGAACAAGATCCGGCATCCGAATGCGAACTGGTATCAGTTGCCGTTCGAGAAACGCAGCGCCCTGATGGCCGAGCACGCCACGTCCGGCATCAAGTTCGCCGGCAAGGTCTCGCAGCTCATCACCGCATCGACCGGTTTCGACGACTGGGAATGGGGCGTCACCCTGTGGGCTCGCACGCCTGAGTTCATCAAGGAAATCGTCTACACGATGCGTTTCGACGAAGCCAGTGCCCGCTATGCCGAATTCGGACCGTTCTACATCGGTTATCTGAAAACACCGGAAGAAGTCTTCCAGCATCTCGGATTGTCGTAG
- a CDS encoding DUF1559 domain-containing protein, which produces MSHSPRRARGFTMIELLVAVAIIAILIALLLPAVQSTREAARRTQCRSNLKQLGIALHSYHDLHRTFPPATVFSGYDTAPVHTATDQAAYAWGAFVLPQIDQAQLFQTLNVNGQELHLLLQDPDQRPLVKTVLNVFKCPSDNAPDTNTKRGFSNVIYGKQSAATSNYVVMMGNVWRTSQNWLKNRYDPYGTFWPNSRVRMADMTDGASNTLIVGERDWDRGAAIWVGTRNYQGTGNLALRQVAGTTLTKINDITTEATGGFSSQHQGGAFFLMGDGRVVFLSENISYDDTGAAAPANDASMLNMGVYQRLARRNDGQVVSDF; this is translated from the coding sequence ATGTCTCATTCGCCACGCCGCGCACGCGGCTTTACGATGATTGAATTGCTGGTGGCCGTCGCGATCATCGCCATTCTGATCGCCCTGCTTCTGCCGGCCGTCCAGAGTACCAGGGAAGCAGCCCGTCGAACTCAGTGCCGTTCGAATCTCAAGCAATTGGGAATCGCGCTGCACAGCTACCACGATCTGCATCGCACTTTCCCGCCGGCGACCGTGTTTTCCGGTTACGACACGGCTCCAGTGCACACCGCGACAGACCAGGCCGCTTACGCCTGGGGGGCCTTCGTGCTGCCGCAAATCGACCAGGCTCAACTGTTCCAGACGCTGAATGTGAACGGTCAGGAACTGCACCTCTTGCTGCAGGATCCGGATCAGCGGCCGCTCGTGAAGACGGTGCTGAATGTCTTCAAGTGCCCTTCCGATAACGCTCCTGACACCAACACCAAACGCGGCTTCTCCAACGTCATCTATGGCAAGCAGTCGGCGGCGACGTCCAACTACGTTGTCATGATGGGGAACGTGTGGCGGACATCGCAGAATTGGCTGAAGAACCGTTACGACCCGTATGGCACCTTCTGGCCGAACAGCCGCGTGCGGATGGCTGACATGACGGACGGGGCGAGCAACACGCTGATCGTGGGCGAACGTGACTGGGACCGCGGCGCTGCGATCTGGGTCGGCACGCGGAACTATCAGGGAACCGGCAACCTCGCCCTGCGACAGGTGGCTGGCACGACGCTGACCAAGATCAACGACATCACCACCGAAGCCACTGGCGGCTTCTCAAGCCAGCATCAGGGGGGCGCGTTCTTCCTGATGGGAGACGGCCGCGTGGTGTTCCTCTCTGAAAACATTTCGTACGACGACACCGGCGCCGCCGCGCCGGCGAACGATGCCTCGATGCTGAACATGGGGGTCTATCAACGGTTGGCCCGCCGCAACGACGGGCAAGTCGTAAGTGACTTTTAA
- a CDS encoding TetR/AcrR family transcriptional regulator — translation MTGGRPRQFDADLALEQAMDVFWRKGYEGATLPDLTAAMGINRPSLYAAFGNKEELFRKAVDKYLSGPAGHLAQALQLPTAREVVAAILKGGLHLVADSSSPRGCMIVQSALVCGDAADPLKQELAARRLSFQQAIEHRFTQALSQGDLPENSDPAALARYVCALSYGLSILAAGGATCEDLQSVIGIALETWPVGVRFEV, via the coding sequence ATGACCGGCGGTCGTCCCCGGCAATTCGATGCGGACCTGGCGCTGGAACAGGCGATGGATGTCTTCTGGCGGAAAGGCTACGAAGGAGCAACCCTCCCCGATCTCACCGCCGCAATGGGCATCAACCGACCCAGCCTGTATGCCGCCTTCGGCAATAAGGAAGAACTGTTTCGCAAAGCGGTCGACAAGTATCTGAGCGGACCCGCCGGACATTTAGCGCAGGCACTGCAACTGCCAACCGCCCGTGAGGTCGTTGCAGCCATCTTGAAAGGGGGGCTGCATCTGGTCGCCGATTCGAGCAGTCCCCGCGGCTGCATGATCGTGCAAAGTGCTCTCGTCTGTGGCGACGCGGCCGACCCGCTCAAGCAGGAACTCGCCGCCCGACGGCTGAGTTTTCAGCAAGCGATTGAACACCGCTTCACTCAAGCACTGTCACAAGGCGACCTCCCGGAGAACTCCGATCCGGCCGCCCTCGCCCGTTACGTCTGCGCCCTGAGCTACGGTCTCTCCATCCTCGCCGCCGGCGGCGCGACCTGCGAAGACCTGCAGTCGGTGATCGGGATTGCTTTGGAGACGTGGCCGGTGGGCGTGAGGTTCGAGGTTTGA
- a CDS encoding type II toxin-antitoxin system RelE/ParE family toxin has translation MRRVLLRSPAFGRDLRRWVKSHPDVASSIELTLEQLSADATHPSLRTHKLRGSLTGCWACSVGYDLRIVFEYAQHDSQEAILLLALGTHDEVY, from the coding sequence GTGAGACGCGTTTTATTACGCTCTCCCGCTTTCGGACGAGACCTGCGAAGGTGGGTGAAATCTCATCCCGACGTCGCCTCATCGATCGAACTGACTCTCGAACAATTGTCCGCTGACGCGACGCATCCGTCCCTGCGGACGCACAAGTTACGGGGTTCATTGACAGGATGCTGGGCATGCAGTGTCGGTTACGACTTACGAATCGTCTTTGAATATGCGCAGCACGACAGTCAGGAGGCCATCCTGCTGCTGGCACTGGGAACTCACGACGAAGTCTATTGA